The proteins below are encoded in one region of Clostridium sp. 'White wine YQ':
- a CDS encoding head maturation protease, ClpP-related, with translation MRKFWNWVRDEATEERTLYLNGEISDETWWGDEVTPKLFKDELMAGSGNVTVWINSPGGDVFAAAQIYNMLMEYTGKVTVKIDGLAASAASVIAMAGGDVYMSPVSMLMIHNPSTIAIGDSEEMLRAKALLDEVKESIINAYELKSGLSRAKLSHLMDAETWMNANKAIELGFADKIMFTEGEDRIPLDTGQGLIFSRAAVCNSLLGKIPKKSKPKTGTPIESLEKRLSLISH, from the coding sequence ATGAGAAAATTCTGGAACTGGGTGCGAGATGAAGCCACCGAAGAGCGCACCCTCTATCTCAATGGAGAAATCTCCGACGAGACCTGGTGGGGCGATGAAGTAACACCAAAGTTGTTCAAAGATGAATTGATGGCTGGCTCTGGCAATGTTACGGTTTGGATCAACTCGCCCGGCGGTGATGTTTTCGCTGCTGCACAGATCTATAACATGCTAATGGAGTATACCGGAAAAGTCACCGTGAAGATCGATGGATTGGCAGCAAGTGCAGCATCGGTTATCGCTATGGCAGGTGGCGATGTATATATGTCGCCCGTTTCTATGCTGATGATCCATAATCCTTCGACCATTGCTATCGGCGACAGTGAGGAGATGCTCCGAGCCAAAGCCCTGCTGGATGAGGTCAAGGAAAGCATCATCAACGCATATGAACTGAAATCCGGGCTATCCCGCGCAAAGCTATCGCATCTCATGGATGCAGAGACTTGGATGAATGCGAACAAAGCCATTGAACTTGGCTTCGCTGACAAAATCATGTTCACGGAAGGTGAAGATCGTATCCCTCTTGATACAGGGCAAGGACTTATATTTTCCCGTGCAGCTGTGTGCAACTCCCTACTTGGGAAAATACCCAAAAAGTCAAAACCGAAAACAGGTACCCCGATAGAGTCGCTGGAAAAGCGGCTCTCTTTAATTTCACACTAA